One segment of Tenrec ecaudatus isolate mTenEca1 chromosome 1, mTenEca1.hap1, whole genome shotgun sequence DNA contains the following:
- the RIIAD1 gene encoding RIIa domain-containing protein 1: MAWSASRPLAFDVGVLSPEQLEQLRHFKIQTRIANEKYLRTHKEVELLVGGFFREMFLKRPENIPEFAADYFTDPRLPKKIHLQLMKEKKGT; the protein is encoded by the exons ATGGCGTGGTCGGCAAGCCGGCCGCTGGCGTTTGACGTGGGGGTGCTGAGTCCAGAGCAGCTGGAGCAGCTGCGCCACTTCAAG ATCCAGACTCGGATCGCTAACGAAAAATACCTGAGGACCCATAAAGAGGTGGAGCTGCTAGTCGGGGGGTTCTTCAG AGAAATGTTTCTGAAAAGGCCCGAGAATATCCCAGAATTCGCTGCAG ACTATTTCACGGATCCAAGACTTCCCAAGAAGATTCACCTGCAGTTGATGAAGGAAAAGAAAGGGACTTAA